A portion of the Salmo trutta chromosome 1, fSalTru1.1, whole genome shotgun sequence genome contains these proteins:
- the LOC115194454 gene encoding uncharacterized protein LOC115194454, with the protein MTEVSLNDWDLKEQEGLREVAEILDRAAGILEVEENVMAQEQMLDVLLNTGSTSKLWPSWGSEEQKSLMSSSDLKAAGVLGLDDSLDSADTDNHSECRSSEAASETEASECSMSHNGRPMENGPTGLRPPQTNRGQFLKELKGLHVLDELIMEENLKIHKLRQAENESLDEKPTQLAGSRITCKERQAFLFELEREKREVERMEKNLAKEMTKGCQLTKRMSRTRKVVKCSIMDRTSKLNNLEVGALCDDLISGHRGRHLNVKHLPTLPKDTINLVPNESLVITATFSAIMPISQDFVQSVNGQSPHAVSSISGCGDAVVEVDAPSHSEFTEPSAPQPVLTPPQSYSDPSEFIEDFGIQHQEGTDEEGLDFRLVSNLQFPQEATLTPEMCPKHGVFDPSWNYNNNPPVPKPRKASLPVNDRGQELNISTETMYLTLCPDSDSDPDPRLAPQVMPEFSTHPKPKERSLKPVKEHSNNHSNKPLTAQQASLCNNPLESHEQTSLDTSSVESTLTPVDSAGVQIEIHLSQKSEDISMAHSGSNSEQLPRMFAEVISGSCEPSGADEWREVESPDGFQRCRTARRAIIRSPVNQPNVQITTRDMTNFKTAIVLDTGSGLMKAGFADQDLPNTIFPNIIGLPKYEEIMNGNFERETFIGHEAQHMRGVLALKYPMKNGIISNWDEMEKIWHHTFQQLQVDPDDHPVLLTEAAMNPLENRQRMVELMFECFNVPLAYVAMQAVLALYAAGRSTGVVFDSGDGVSHSVPVFEGYCLPHAVQRFTLAGHDVTMHLKMLLQEQGVCMRTSAEMEIVREIKEKCCRVAQDYESELTCGRSASSEMYYTMPDGQVVHLSTERFSAPEILFKPDLIGRDHYGMHESIFKSILLSDIDLRRSFLGNIVLSGGNTLLAGLPERLQSEIRTMVPTDLMECVRVTSPKDRDFSVWSGGAVLANLSSFDSAWISQEEYEEHGPQIVFRKCF; encoded by the exons ATGTCCTCCAGTGATTTAAAAGCGGCGGGCGTCCTGGGTCTTGATGACAGTCTTGACTCTGCCGACACTGACAACCATAGTGAATGCAGGTCATCAGAGGCAGCCAGTGAAACTGAGGCATCAGAATGCAGCATGAGCCACAATGGAAGGCCAATGGAGAACGGGCCGACGGGGTTGAGGCCCCCGCAAACCAACAGGGGACAGTTCCTGAAGGAGCTTAAAGGACTGCACGTTCTAGATGAGCTCATCATGGAGGAGAACCTCAAGATCCACAAGCTCAGACAAGCTGAGAACGAGAGCCTTGATGAAAAGCCCACTCAATTGGCGGGCTCCCGAATTACGTGCAAGGAGAGGCAGGCGTTTCTATTCGAACTAGAAAGGGAGAAAAGGGAAGTGGAGAGGATGGAAAAGAACCTAGCTAAAGAGATGACCAAAGGATGTCAACTCACGAAGAGGATGAGCAGAACCAGGAAAGTAGTGAAATGCTCTATAATGGACAGGACTTCTAAACTGAATAACTTGGAGGTGGGTGCTCTCTGTGATGATCTTATATCAGGCCATAGAGGCCGACACCTCAACGTAAAGCACTTGCCAACCCTGCCCAAAGACACCATAAACCTAGTTCCTAATGAATCCCTCGTTATTACTGCAACCTTTTCTGCCATAATGCCTATATCACAAGACTTTGTTCAAAGTGTAAATGGTCAGTCTCCACATGCGGTCTCTAGTATATCTGGCTGTGGTGATGCCGTGGTAGAAGTAGATGCTCCCAGCCATAGTGAGTTTACGGAGCCCAGTGCACCACAACCGGTCTTAACTCCACCACAAAGCTATTCTGATCCCAGTGAATTTATTGAAGACTTTGGAATCCAACACCAAGAGGGTACAGATGAGGAAGGCTTAGACTTCAGATTGGTGTCTAACTTGCAATTTCCCCAAGAGGCCACCTTGACACCTGAAATGTGCCCAAAACATGGAGTATTTGACCCGAGTTGGAATTACAACAACAACCCCCCAGTGCCTAAACCAAGAAAGGCATCACTTCCTGTGAATGACAGAGGGCAAGAACTCAACATTTCAACGGAAaccatgtatttaaccctctgcccTGACAGTGATTCAGACCCTGACCCTAGACTCGCACCACAAGTCATGCCAGAGTTCAGCACTCATCCGAAGCCTAAAGAGCGAAGCCTCAAACCTGTAAAGGAGCACAGCAATAACCACAGCAACAAACCCCTCACAGCTCAACAGGCATCCTTATGCAATAACCCTTTGGAGTCCCATGAACAGACCTCTCTAGACACTTCCTCTGTTGAATCAACATTAACGCCTGTTGACTCTGCCGGTGTTCAGATAGAAATCCACCTCTCCCAGAAATCTGAGGATATTTCAATGGCACATTCTGGGTCTAATTCTGAACAGCTACCTCGTATGTTTGCTGAAGTAATATCTGGATCATGTGAACCAAGCGGAGCTGATGAGTGGAGAGAAGTAGAGAGCCCTGATGGGTTTCAGAGGTGTAGGACTGCAAGGAGGGCCATCATTAGGTCACCTGtcaatcaacccaatgtccaaaTAACCACCAGAGAC ATGACCAATTTCAAGACTGCAATAGTGCTGGACACTGGGTCTGGCTTGATGAAAGCAGGGTTTGCTGATCAGGACCTCCCAAATACTATATTTCCAAATATCATTGGGCTGCCTAAATATGAG GAAATAATGAATGGCAACTTTGAACGGGAGACTTTCATTGGACATGAGGCTCAACACATGAGAGGAGTCCTGGCACTGAAGTATCCCATGAAAAACGGAATTATAAGCAACTGGGATGAAATGGAGAAG ATTTGGCACCACACGTTCCAGCAGCTGCAGGTCGATCCAGACGACCACCCTGTCCTGTTGACCGAGGCAGCCATGAACCCGCTGGAGAACCGCCAGCGCATGGTGGAACTTATGTTTGAGTGCTTTAACGTTCCCCTCGCCTATGTGGCCATGCAGGCAGTGCTGGCGCTCTACGCAGCAGGGAGGTCCACAG GTGTAGTGTTTGACTCTGGGGATGGAGTGAGTCATAGTGTGCCAGTGTTTGAGGGATACTGTCTACCTCACGCAGTGCAGCGGTTCACCCTGGCTGGCCATGATGTTACAATGCACCTTAAAATG CTTCTGCAAGAGCAGGGAGTGTGCATGCGCACTTCTGCCGAGATGGAGATTgtgagagagataaaggagaAATGCTGCCGGGTGGCCCAGGACTATGAATCGGAGTTAACCTGTGGGCGGTCGGCTAGCAGTGAGATGTATTACACCATGCCTGATGGACAGGTCGTCCACCTCAGCACAGAGCGGTTCAG TGCTCCTGAGATACTGTTTAAGCCAGATCTGATTGGACGAGACCATTACGGGATGCATGAGAGTATTTTCAAGTCAATCCTCCTTTCAGACATTGACCTCCGGCGGAGCTTTTTGGGGAACATTGTCCTATCAG GTGGAAATACCCTGCTGGCTGGACTGCCTGAGCGGCTTCAGAGTGAAATTAGAACCATGGTGCCTACAGACTTGAtggagtgtgtgcgtgtgaccAGCCCTAAGGACAGAGATTTCTCTGTTTGGAGTGGAGGTGCAGTGCTAGCCAACTTGTCATCCTTTGACTCAGCCTGGATCAGCCAGGAGGAATATGAGGAACATGGCCCACAGATCGTCTTCAGGAAGTGCTTCTGA